From a single Diachasmimorpha longicaudata isolate KC_UGA_2023 chromosome 13, iyDiaLong2, whole genome shotgun sequence genomic region:
- the LOC135168652 gene encoding dopamine D2-like receptor — translation MDGGATRQTGDSKGLEDWHNTSGIALWSVILLGALILNSTLLLAFLKRPGLRTISNRFVMNLIVSNLLTCCILNPLLILDAPVVEIEPCMCSLVEGATALVTTSSVFSVLLIAIDQCLAVVDPLRYRTHIDTMRCGILIVSLWIISLAFSLFAALNPAPKSLWLICQPSQSQSSKNFSANSDVSVVNLTTNNDEQQPETSMTYDFILLVLNVFIYLLPFIGVCWSYIRIYSAAHNNSKRTRRTGSRPILSSGSFTQDYCPVRQDFSNEDFRKIPKISSLSSIDECTENSPSQMSRRFSDYGNQPSPIQEETSSVIFTVGSQKVYVTSRQSNDDTKEATTKSVPISVLKAQFLDKRHDENVNLLVKSRFQGGDDERQRKSSYDLTNEEQVMCSVDHFNVQNENSDDDDEDVEEGKRIMFGDDECAGQDVSSVKGIPCSPLVNEVMQTVSDKNDDMTCHPERLTTNQNHSADDAVHENNIHNDIYYKFSVENLQSNDLFGNVTPMVTVTPPHRDSLHRVSSTKSTSSYIHSLKYRISNGSLFKYREETRAARVSAFVIVMTLICWTPYYLVLILRNLPYDFGRNLPHETDTLALSLFISTAYISPILFGYRSKRVKKELKKLFCFKRELSYQHNRSLMAKKILKRRHSGNCEIDNRFSIFNCLYGKNKWPKEKVQCIQVPETALIVETCRSSFSSGASTQVSSSSTDCI, via the exons ATGGATGGAGGAGCGACAAGACAAACAGGAGATTCGAAAGGTTTGGAAGACTGGCACAATACATCTGGAATAGCTCTATGGAGTGTAATACTGCTGGGGGCTCTGATCCTGAACTCCACTCTGCTATTGGCTTTCCTGAAGCGGCCGGGTCTTCGAACAATATCGAACAG ATTTGTGATGAATCTCATCGTCTCCAACCTCCTCACCTGCTGCATTCTGAATCCTCTGTTGATATTGGACGCACCGGTGGTAGAAATCGAGCCATGTATGTGCAGTCTAGTAGAAGGAGCCACAGCCCTGGTGACCACATCCTCAGTATTCTCAGTTCTTCTAATAGCGATCGATCAGTGTTTGGCAGTGGTGGATCCCCTCCGTTATCGCACACATATCGACACCATGCGATGTGGGATCCTAATAGTTTCCCTCTGGATAATATCACTGGCATTTAGCCTTTTTGCAGCCCTTAATCCAGCCCCAAAGAGTCTTTGGCTGATTTGTCAGCCGAGCCAGTCGCAGTCTTCGAAGAATTTCAGTGCAAATTCAGACGTATCAGTGGTAAATTTGACGACAAATAATGATGAACAACAACCAGAAACTTCCATGACATACGATTTTATTCTACTTGTGCTGAatgtattcatttatttgttgCCATTCATCGGTGTCTGTTGGAGCTATATCAGAATTTATTCGGCAGCTCACAACAACTCCAAGAGAACTCGACGAACTGGCTCCCGACCAATTCTGTCTTCCGGAAGTTTTACTCAGGACTACTGTCCAGTGCGTCAGGACTTCTCGAACGAAGATTTTCGTAAAATACCGAAAATTTCAAGTCTCTCGTCGATTGACGAGTGCACGGAAAATTCACCTAGTCAAATGTCGAGACGTTTCTCTGATTATGGTAATCAGCCATCACCAATTCAGGAAGAAACATCGTCTGTTATATTCACCGTTGGCTCCCAGAAAGTCTATGTTACATCTCGACAATCAAATGATGATACCAAAGAAGCAACGACTAAAAGTGTTCCTATTTCCGTATTGAAAGCACAATTTTTAGACAAAAGACACGACGAGAACGTGAATTTACTGGTGAAAAGTAGATTTCAGGGAGGTGATGATGAACGACAACGTAAATCATCTTATGATCTTACGAATGAAGAGCAGGTTATGTGTTCAGTAGATCATTTCAACGTACAGAATGAGAACagcgatgatgatgatgaggatgTGGAGGAAGGAAAACGAATAATGTTTGGAGATGATGAGTGTGCAGGTCAAGATGTCAGTTCAGTCAAAGGCATTCCATGTTCTCCATTGGTGAATGAGGTGATGCAGACAGTAAGCGATAAGAATGATGACATGACATGTCACCCAGAAAGACTGACAACGAATCAAAATCATTCGGCTGATGATGCAGTACATGAAAATAACATTCACAACGACATTTATTACAaattttcagtggaaaatttacAATCAAATGACTTATTCGGAAATGTCACACCCATGGTGACAGTCACCCCTCCCCATCGTGACTCCTTGCATCGTGTCTCCAGTACCAAGAGCACAAGTAGTTACATTCACTCATTGAAGTACAGAATCAGCAATGGTTCTTTGTTCAAGTACAGAGAGGAAACTAGAGCAGCCAGAGTGAGTGCTTTCGTTATCGTAATGACTCTGATTTGTTGGACACCATACTACCTCGTATTGATATTGAGAAATTTGCCATATGATTTTGGCAGAAATTTACCGCATGAAACGGACACATTGGCACTGAGCCTCTTCATTTCAACGGCttacatcagtccaattctatTTGGATATCGATCGAAACGCGTTAAGAAAGagctgaaaaaattgttttgctTCAAAAGAGAGCTGTCTTATCAACACAATCGCTCTCTCatggcgaaaaaaattttaaagagAAGGCACAGTGGTAATTGCGAAATTGACAATAGATTTAGCATTTTTAATTGCCTCTATGGTAAGAACAAATGGCCAAAGGAGAAAGTTCAGTGCATTCAGGTACCAGAGACTGCTCTAATTGTTGAGACATGTCGAAGTAGTTTTTCCAGTGGTGCTAGTACACAAGTTTCAAGTAGCTCTACTGACTGCatttga